The genomic region TCGAGCAAGCGTAGTTGGGAAAAGGCATTAATTTCATAGGATCGCGCGATCGCGTCTGGGGTTCGTTCGTCATGGACGTTAATCCCGTGATTGAGAATCAGAATATCCACTTTTTCTAATTCTGGTGCTAAATCGGACTCTTGACCCGCTTGCCAAACGAGGGTTTTCGCGGGGGAACTCGAATCCTTCAGAACGATGGCTTGAGGCTTGGAGGTCAAAGCAATTACTTTTGCACCTCTTTTTTGAAGCTGTAACAATAGCGCTCGCCCTAAAGTTCCCGATGCTCCCGTGACGGCGATGCGCTTTCCTTTCAAAGAGAGGGCTGTTCCCGCAATCTTATCCACGATAGTTAATGTCCCGCAATAGTAAGCCTTTTGATTGTCGAAATGGTGTCGCCAATGATAAGGGCGATTGACCCACCACTGAGCGGGGAGTTGTTTGAATGCGCCCGGACGATGGGTGAGGTCGGTTAGCTCGTCTGCACGGGCAATTCCGGTTCCTCGCGCGATCGCGCCCCCCAGAAAAGATAAAGTATAAACCGCACCCAACCAAGCCAGCCCGCGATCGCTCAATTCCAATCCCTCAACGATCCCAACGGGTAACAGACTCAAGAATAACATCACCAAGGATTCTGGCACGTCGTTATACCAGTGCGCCTTGCGATAAATTTCATCGCTAACCACAGAAAGATCGGGACGAAAAACCCGATGGTGCCAAGCGTGCAAGCGATAGAGCGGCTGCCACGCATGGGAAATCAGATGATAGACATCGCGCACCAATTCCACCCACAGAATCGATGCTAGTCCAATAACAATGGCTACAGACCAATCTGTTAGCATAAAATGTTTTTTTCTTTTAAGTTTATTGATTAAATGTAAATTTACTCAATGGCGCTTCTCTCTCAGAATTGTAAGCTAAAACCGAGTTTAAAAAGCAATTTCAGCATGATTTTAGGCAAATTCAAGCCTCAAAAAAAGAGTTGGAAAAGTTAAAAAATCGCTAAAAATGTTAACAATCATCAGCTACAATTGGACAAAATACACTGTGCTGAGTAACACTTGTCAAGCCTCAGAGGTTCTACTTCTTTTGGCTTCAGTCGATGCTGATTGCTCACCTCCGAATTCAATAAAAAATCTGCTTTATGCCCAAAAATTTCTGGTTTACCGACGATTCTGACAGCGATCTAGACCCGATTGCTTCCCTCCTATCCGAATGGTCCGATCCTGAAGAAGACGAAGAAGAATTTAGAAGCGATTTTTTCCAGGGACTCGAAGGGCGTAGAGGGAAAGCAGCACTGGCTTTAATGATGATTTGGGGAATTACTATCGCTCTCCATCTCGTTTCTTGGGGATTTTGGCTGGTCATTGCTTGTAGCATTTTAGTCGTCGTGCAAGTGCTTCGGCTATTTACGGCGCGCCCTCAGAGCGATCCCCATCCCCAAGAGCGCGATCGCGCCCTAACCCATACCCCTTCGGTTTCCCTACTCGTAGCAGCAAAAAACGAAGAAGCAGTTGTCGCAAAATTGGTCAAAATGCTGTGCGATCTCGACTATCCAAAAGATAAGTATGACGTTTGGATGGTGGACGATCACAGCACCGATCGAACCCCAGAAATTTTAGACCAACTTGCCAAAGAATATCAACAATTAAAAGTCCTGCATCGCCCCGCAGGAGCAGGAGGCGGTAAATCCGGAGCGCTCAACGAAGCCCTAGCCCTGTCTCAGGGAGAGATCGTCGCCGTTTTCGATGCAGATGCCTCCGTGTCAACCGATATGCTGCGGCGCGTCGTCCCGATGTTTGAGAAACCCAGATTGGGAGCCGTACAAGTCCGCAAAGCCGTCGCCAACGCCCCCCTCAACTTTTGGACAAAAGGACAACGGGCAGAAATGGCGCTCGACAGCTATTTCCAACAACAACGCATTGCTCTGGGCGGAATTGGCGAACTGCGAGGTAACGGTCAATTCGTTCGTCGCAAATCCTTAGAAAGTTGTGGCGGTTGGAACGAACAAACCATCACCGACGATCTAGACTTAACCCTCCGCCTGCACCTCGATCGATGGAATATTGGATTTTGCCTCGATCCCGTTGTTGAAGAAGAAGGAGTGACCACAGCACGCGCCCTTTGGCATCAGCGCAGTCGCTGGGCGGAAGGTGGCTATCAACGCTACCTCGATTATTGGCGCTTGATTGCCAGCAATCGTTTGGGATGGAGCAAAAGCACCGATCTACTCCTCTTTGTCCTAATCCATTACATCTTGCCCACGGCTGCCATCCCGGATTTTTTGATGGTCGTCACGCGCCACCATTTTCCCATTCTTGCCCCACTGTCCGGCACAATCCTATTGGGATCGGTATTGGCAATGTTCCAGGGACTATATCGCATTGAAAAACAGAAAAAGTTCAGCCTATCCCTTTTGGTTGAGATTATCGTGCAAACCGTTCGGGGCATGATTTATCTGTTGCATTGGTTAGTGGTTATGCCCGTGACAACGGGACGGATGTCCGTTCGACCCAAAAAGCTCAAATGGGTAAAAACCGTCCATCAGGGCAGTGCAGAAGAGAGTTTTGAGGTGACTTAAGGTTCAAGCTCTAAGGTGGGGTTTTCCCACCTCTTGGATTAACGCGATCGATCTAAGATGGTCAATAGGACTGGATTTGACTCTTAAATGTAATGACCGAGCAACGGGATTCTAGCACGCCACCCTCTAAAGACGAAATAGCCGATCGCGAGTCCTTTTCCATCACTGGAATCTTCGATCGCGCGACGACTCGCATCACAAAACTATTTCCCCTCAAACAAATTACGCAAACTCTAGAGGGATGGTTCAACGTCAGCGAAGAGGAGATGGCAGAAATTTTAGAGCGCGTGCGCGCCGAACTGCCCACCACAGAAGCCTTACTCCTCGGAAAACCCCAAGCGGGGAAAAGCTCGATCGTGCGAGGGCTAACAGGAGTTTCCGTCGAAATTATCGGTCAGGGATTTCGCCCCCACACGCAACACACCGAACGCTATGCCTATCCCTCCGATGACCTGCCATTATTGATTTTCACGGATACGGTGGGACTGGGAGACAGCGATCGCGCGACCCCTGCCATTATTGAAGAATTATCGGCGGATTTGCAACGGGAAACCGATTGCGCCAGAATTTTAATTCTCACCGTCAAAATCAACGATTTCGCCACGGAATCTCTGCGACAAATTACCCAGCAATTGCGCAAAACCTACCCCAATCTCCCTTGTTTGCTCGCCGTCACCTGCTTGCACGAGATGTATTCCCCCGATACCGAGGATCATCCCGACTATCCGCCCCAAGACGCAGAAATTGAGCGTGCCTTCAGCGCCCTCCAAGAATCTTTTGAAGGACTGTGCGATCGCGCGGTGTTAATTGACTTCACCCTCGAAGAAGATGGCTACACGCCCGTATTTTACGGCTTAGAAGCGCTCGTTGATGCCCTAGCAGACCTACTCCCCGAAGCGGAAGCCCGCACCATTTACCAACTCTTAGATCGAGAAGCCAGCGAGCAATTAGGCAACCTTTACCGGGATGTGGGGCGGCGATATATTTTATCCTTTTCGGTGATTGCCGCGACCTTCGCAGCCGTTCCCCTGCCCTTTGCAACGATGCCCGTTTTGACTGCCGTGCAAGTCTCTTTAGTGGGATTATTGGGGAAATTGTATGGGCAAACCCTCACCCCATCCCAAGCAGGAGGCGTTGCCAGCGCGATCGCGGGGGGATTTCTCGCCCAAGCCATTGGACGGGAGTTAATCAAATTCGTCCCCGGTTTCGGTAGCGCGATCGCGGCATCCTGGGCAGCGGCGTACACTTGGGCATTAGGAGAAGGAGCCTGCGTGTATTTCGGCGATCTCATGGGAGGGAAAAAACCCGACCCCAAAAAAATTCAGTTGGCGATGAAAGATGCCTTTGCTGAGGCAAAAGAACGGTTTAAAGGAATCAAATAACTATCAGTCAGTAATTGACAGACCACTAGGGCGATTCAACCGGATGTCGTCTGCGGAGTTCTTTTTTTCTGCTCTTTTAAATAAGCAAAAACTGATTTATCACCAATATCTGGAGGAATGGGTTGAATCACTTTGCGCAGGGCAAAAACTAGAAATAAAACGCCCCAAACTCCCATAAAAATTTGCTTCGTAGCAAGAGGGAGAAACCCAAACAAATGACCCAGCAGCAGAAGTGGAACCAGAGGCGTTAAGACCTTGGTTTCTAAACGATTGAAACAGAATGCTTCTTTAAAATAGATTCCCGTCAGTGCGGCAAAAGTAAAACCGATTCCTAAAATGGAAAGGGGATGGCGATAAACAAAAAGTGCCAGGGGTTCGTTGCTTTGTACGGCTAAAACCAGTGCAGCAATCGTTCCCACCAGCAAAAAGAGTTGCAGCAATCGATGGAGAGGGACTAAATAAATATGAATTTTGAGTAAGCTGACCGCTAAACCGCAGGAAAAGAGAGCAAAAAGCGGCGTAAGGCTTGCCAAAACCAAGGGCGTGGGACCCCAAAAAAGGAGGAGAAAACTGCCCAGAGCAAAGGCGACAGCAGCAACGAATAAACCGCCGCGATAAATTTTTACATCTTGGCGATCGCGATCGGTAATCGTAAATTCGCCAAATTGACCTTCGTAAATAATGGGTTCGGACTGCGATGATGTGCTAACCATACCTAAAATTAAGCGATAGACGACAAAAAAGTGCAAACAAAAATCTAACTTTCCGGAACAAACAAGCTTTTCCCCATCAACTACACTGGATCGAAGCAATTCAACTTCTATGTTAAACCTTGCTCCCATGACCAACCCCAAAAAGAGGTTTTCTCCAGAATAATGTTCTCCCCTTGAAAAGGGATAAAAAAAGATAACCGATTCCAAGCTACCCACTTGAAGTGATAGCCACTAGATACAGCTATAGCCAGGAGTATTAGGACATTGGTGAAGGTGAGCTTTTGGATGACACGGCACTTCGACACGCTCAGTGACCGGGGGACAGGGTGACACGGTGATGACTGAATGATTGATAACTGAAAAAACCTATTTCCCTATTCCCTATTCCCTCTGATGACTAATAACTGTTTAAGCTACAGCTATAACTGATAACTGTAAAAGCCTCGCCATCAGGCGCTGATAACTAATGATTGATAACTGTTTAAGCATTCCCATTGCTCCCGAAGGGTTCAAATCCGGATTTATCGGAATTATCGGACGACCCAATGTGGGAAAGTCCACTTTAATGAATTATCTCGTGGGGCAAAAAATTGCCATCACCTCCCCTGTCGCCCAAACAACGCGCAATCGGTTGCGGGGAATCCTCACTACCCCAGAAGCCCAAATTATTTTTGTCGATACCCCCGGCATTCATAAACCCCATCACGAACTCGGTAAAGTCTTAGTGCAAACGGCGCGTAACGCTATTTCTGCGGTCGATTTGGTGCTGTTTGTGGTTGACGGTTCCACTGAAGCGGGCGGGGGGGATCGTTTTATCCTCGATCTTCTGGCATCCTCAAAAACTCCTGCCATTCTGGGGTTGAATAAATCAGATCGAAAACCCTTAGATTCAGAAGCGATCGATTTGAGTTATGCTCGACTGATCGATTCCCATGACTTAAGCGCGATCGCGTTTTCTGCTCTGACTGGCGAAGGTTTAGAGTCTTTGCAAAACCTCCTTGTCGAACGGCTCGAACCGGGTCCCTATTACTATCCGCCCGATTTAGTGACAGACCAACCCGAACGCTTCATTATGGGAGAATTAATTCGGGAACAAATCCTTTTACTCACGCGGCAAGAAGTTCCTCACTCTGTCGCCATCGCGATCGAAAAAGTGGAAGAGCTGCCGAATATTACGAATGTTTACGCGAGTATCAACGTCGAGCGCAACTCCCAAAAAGGGATCTTGATTGGGAAAGGGGGCAGTATGCTCAAAACCATTGGTTCTGAGGCTCGCCAACAAATTCAAAAACTGATTGCAGGTAAAGTTTATTTGGATTTATTTGTTAAAGTCGAACCCAAATGGCGGCAATCGCGAATGCAACTTGCAGAATTAGGGTATCGCGTGGAAGAGTAAGCCGATCGCGGGGAGGGACAGTTGACCGGGAGAGATCGGCTAAAATAAACAGGATAATAATCGAGCCAAGTGCCGAGAAATCCGATACAGTAGCGATTGAAGCCAGAGGCTGCAAAAAGCCGAGTGCGTATAGGGAGAAATGGGGCGATGCAGGCGGAACAACTCAAAAAAATCACGGGTTACTTCATAGAAGAAGCCAACGAACATCTCGAAACCATCGAGCAAGGATTGGCAACCCTTCAAGCAACCATTAATGACACGGAAATAGCAAAAGAAGTGTACCGAGCAGCTCACTCAATTAAAGGGGGAGCAGCAATGTTGGAAATCGAGAGCGTGCGCAGAACCGCACACCGCCTAGAAGACTATTTCAAGCTGCTCAAAGACTCTCCCGTTCAAGCCGATCCCACGCTAGAATCGCTATTTCATCAAGTTTTTCACGCCCTCCAAACCCTTGTTGGCGAACTGGAGAAATCCTATACCGTTCCAGAGGAAATCGCCCAGGGCATTATGTCAGAGATCGAACCGGTTTTCGAGCGGACTCAAACGCACCTCGAGCAACTCCTGAACGGTGCGAAAACGCCGGAGATTGCGATTAGCAGTACGGAAGGGCATATCACTAAAGAACAGAGCGCATCCACGGGAAATTTGCTAGGAGATTTACTGCAAGAGGGAAATGGAGATGCCGCATCTGCGGAGGCTGCTGTGGATGCAGAAAGTAAAACCACGCGATCGCCAGAAGTGGGTATGGCAGAATTGAGTACCCTAGCAGACTTATTTGAAGGAACGATCTCCGAACTCGATCGCACCTTACAAGGAGAGTCGGGAACCTTTGTGCAATCCAATTCCAACACAGAAGTCTTTGAAGAGAGCAACACACCGAACTTTGAGGAAAATGGCAGCGATCTAGACGATCTCCTCGATCGTCTCATGGACAGTGCAGAATCCTCAGAACCCGCACCCGAACAAACCGAATCGAAAGCGTCTTCTGGAACAGAAGATTTTGCTTTCCTAGACGATCTCGTTGCTGACGATAGCGACGAACCCTCCGAGGAGTCCTTAGAGGCGGTCAATGCCTTCGATTCCCTAGCAGATTTATTTGGAGAAGACTTTTCCTTTGAAACTCCTGTAGAATCAGGCACAAACTCATCATCCCCCCATCTAAATGGTCACCAACAACCCGACTCCTCCGAAGAAACCCTAGACGATTTGTTTGCAGATTTTTCTGGCGAAGCAGAGGACGATTCCGCCGATTTCAGCGAACTTCTGGATATTTCTGCCCCCGCAGAAGAACCCAAGCGAGACATTGTTCTCGAAGCCCCAATTGAGAAGAGCGAGGAATTGTTTGCAGAAGAAACAGCAGACGCGCTCGAAGAGATATCCGAAGTTCCGCGCGCCGAATCCGATCTTGACGCTTTACTCGGCGATTTTCTCAGCTTGGAGGAAGCCAGCACGCCAGCCGAAGCGCCGGGAAACAATGAATTAGACAGCGCTTTAGCGGGTTTATTTGACTCGGATCTCAGCACCTTGGAAGAGCTAGAAACAGAGACTCCTGTTGCAGAAGAGTATTCTCCTCAAGCCCCTCAACCCTATGAAATGGGGAACAGTTTAGCAGATTTAGAAAGCTTCTTTGCCGATCCTTCTCCCGTTGAAGAGAGCGTTCCCCCTCCACCTCCCCAAACGGCAAGCGATCTGTCGGAATCGGTAGAAGAGCCTTTGGAAAGTGAGGTCGATCGTCGCCCATCTCTCAACTATTACGACCATTTCGACGAACTTGAGGAACTGATCGAGCAGCCCCTTGAAGCAGAATTACGCGATCGCGCGGAGACTCTTGGAGATCGCGAACTGTTTGTGCGCCTCGAAGCCCTCCTCGAATCCTCATCAACGCCTGCAACCCCCGTCACAATAGAATCAGTCGCTCCTTCCATAGAAACAGCCCAATCCCCACCCTCCCCGACAAATCGCCAGTCTGAGGATGAATTTAGCGACTTAGAAGAATTGCTCAAAGACTTCGAGCAAAAAGTTGGCGGTCCTCCCTCCACCCGTCGCAAAACCAGGAAAACGCGATCGCGCAGCACCAAACCCAAAGTCGAACAAACCCTCAAAGTCCCCGTTCGGCAAATGGATAACCTCAGTAACCTCATGGGGGAACTGGTGGTCAATCGCAATAGCCTAGAAGGAGACGAAGACAAACTGCGCCAAAGCCTCGACACCCTCATGCAACAAGTGCAAAACCTCAGCGATGTCGGCGGCAGAATGCAAGATTTATACGAACGCTCCCTGCTCGAAGATGCCCTGTTCAAAAGCCGTCAGGAATATCGCGCTCAACCGGGCAACGAACTCGGTCCTCCGGGGGAAGGCGAAGAAGACTACGACTCCCTGGAAATGGATAGCTTCACCAAATTCCACGAACTCGCCCAGGAAGTCATTGAAATGATCGTGCGCGTTCGAGAAAGCGCCTCCGATATCGCCCTGTGGGTCGATGACATCGATTTAGTCGCCCGAAGTCTCCGGCAAGTCACCTCGCAACTTCAAGAAGGCTTAACCAAAGCTCGAATGGTTCCCTTTGCGCGAACTGCCGACCGTTTGCCCCTTGCCGTGCGCAAAATTGCCCCGCAACTGAGCAAGCAAGCTAACTTGCAAGTTGAAGGGCGAGAAACCTTGATCGACAAAATGATTCTGGAGCATCTCTCCGATCCTCTTACCCACTTGGTGAATAACGCCCTCACCCACGGCGTTGAAACTCCGGATATTCGCGTCGCCAATAGCAAAGAACCCGCCGGACAAATCACCGTTCGCGCCCTGCAACAAGGAAACCAAACCGTAATTTCTGTCTCCGATGATGGGGCGGGGATCAACCCCCAGCGTGTCAAAGCCAAAGCCATTGAAAAAGGAGTAATCACGCCGGGAGAAGCCAAACAGTTGTCGGATATCGATGTCTACGATCTGCTTTTTCATGCCGGTTTTAGCACAAAAGATAGCGCCGATGACTTCTCCGGTCGCGGGGTCGGTTTAGATGTGGTGCGTACCAGTATTATGGAAATTCGCGGTGCGGTGAGCATCGATTCGCAACTGGGGCGAGGAACAACCTTTACCATTCGCTTGCCCTTAACCTTGAGCATTTGTAAGGCGCTCTGCTGCGTTAGCGAAAACTCGCCAATGGCGTTTCCAATGGATGGGGTCGAAGATATGCTCGATCTCCCCGTCACTCACGTTCGCACCACAGAGGATAACCATCAATACATCCAATGGCGCGATGTCCAACTCCACTACTGTCCCCTCTCCGCTCTCCTCTCCTACAACCGCAAGCTCGGGCGTGCGCCAATTTATGCCGGTCAAAGGGACGATAATATGGTGTCTGTCGTCGTCTTGCGCAGCGCCACCAGTTTCCTCGCTATCGGTGTCGAACAGGTGCTTGGAGAACAAGAAATTGTTATTAAGCAAATTAACGGTCCTGTTCCCAAACCCGTTGGGATTGCCGGAGCAACCGTCCAAGCTGACGGGCGGATTATGGCGATCGCGGATGTATTGGAATTGATTCAAATTGCCGAAGGGCGGATTCGCAAAGATACCAGTTCCCTGTGGAAAGACAGCGAACCCCAGAGCGCCGTGGCAAACGATCGTGCCGAACCAATGGTCTTAATCGTAGACGACTCGATTACCGTGCGTTCTCTCCTCTCAATGACCTTCGAGAAATCCGGCTATCAAGTCGAGCAAGCCAAAGACGGTCAAGACGCTTGGGATAAACTGCGTGGCGGACTGCCCTGCGACATCGTTTTCTGCGACATTGAAATGCCCAGGGTTGATGGATTAGAACTGTTGGGTCGCATTCAAAAAGACGAAAAACTTGCCGAAACTCCCGTGGCAATGCTGACCTCGCGGGGAGCAGAACGACATCGGCGCGTCGCGGCTGAATTGGGCGCGAGTGGCTATTTCACCAAACCTTATTTAGAAGAAGTTCTGCTCGATGCCGCCCAACGCATGATTGAC from Lusitaniella coriacea LEGE 07157 harbors:
- a CDS encoding response regulator, which produces MQAEQLKKITGYFIEEANEHLETIEQGLATLQATINDTEIAKEVYRAAHSIKGGAAMLEIESVRRTAHRLEDYFKLLKDSPVQADPTLESLFHQVFHALQTLVGELEKSYTVPEEIAQGIMSEIEPVFERTQTHLEQLLNGAKTPEIAISSTEGHITKEQSASTGNLLGDLLQEGNGDAASAEAAVDAESKTTRSPEVGMAELSTLADLFEGTISELDRTLQGESGTFVQSNSNTEVFEESNTPNFEENGSDLDDLLDRLMDSAESSEPAPEQTESKASSGTEDFAFLDDLVADDSDEPSEESLEAVNAFDSLADLFGEDFSFETPVESGTNSSSPHLNGHQQPDSSEETLDDLFADFSGEAEDDSADFSELLDISAPAEEPKRDIVLEAPIEKSEELFAEETADALEEISEVPRAESDLDALLGDFLSLEEASTPAEAPGNNELDSALAGLFDSDLSTLEELETETPVAEEYSPQAPQPYEMGNSLADLESFFADPSPVEESVPPPPPQTASDLSESVEEPLESEVDRRPSLNYYDHFDELEELIEQPLEAELRDRAETLGDRELFVRLEALLESSSTPATPVTIESVAPSIETAQSPPSPTNRQSEDEFSDLEELLKDFEQKVGGPPSTRRKTRKTRSRSTKPKVEQTLKVPVRQMDNLSNLMGELVVNRNSLEGDEDKLRQSLDTLMQQVQNLSDVGGRMQDLYERSLLEDALFKSRQEYRAQPGNELGPPGEGEEDYDSLEMDSFTKFHELAQEVIEMIVRVRESASDIALWVDDIDLVARSLRQVTSQLQEGLTKARMVPFARTADRLPLAVRKIAPQLSKQANLQVEGRETLIDKMILEHLSDPLTHLVNNALTHGVETPDIRVANSKEPAGQITVRALQQGNQTVISVSDDGAGINPQRVKAKAIEKGVITPGEAKQLSDIDVYDLLFHAGFSTKDSADDFSGRGVGLDVVRTSIMEIRGAVSIDSQLGRGTTFTIRLPLTLSICKALCCVSENSPMAFPMDGVEDMLDLPVTHVRTTEDNHQYIQWRDVQLHYCPLSALLSYNRKLGRAPIYAGQRDDNMVSVVVLRSATSFLAIGVEQVLGEQEIVIKQINGPVPKPVGIAGATVQADGRIMAIADVLELIQIAEGRIRKDTSSLWKDSEPQSAVANDRAEPMVLIVDDSITVRSLLSMTFEKSGYQVEQAKDGQDAWDKLRGGLPCDIVFCDIEMPRVDGLELLGRIQKDEKLAETPVAMLTSRGAERHRRVAAELGASGYFTKPYLEEVLLDAAQRMIDGEVLLDGSTREHRSKPSPSPLMGQAENLTLSAAPAPDPALKTPKVLIVDDSVTVRSLLSIAFESAGYEVAQARDGQDAWNQLKGGLECDIAFLDIEMPKMDGLELLERIQKDETLNSIPVAMLTSRGAQKMQQRAAERGASGYFTKPYVEQDLLRAAQRLRNGEVLLAGSTRKPQPLEPTSPTPPEPEPQSAPPVMPTVQELPPHPKVLIVDDSVTVRSLLSMTFEKVGYEVVQARDGQDAWDRLNAGLDVNVAFLDIEMPRMDGLTLLSNIQEDERFKDLPVAMLTSRGAQKMKQRAAELGAKGYFVKPYIEDVLLDSARRLIAGEVLLEVEA
- a CDS encoding bifunctional sterol desaturase/short chain dehydrogenase, with product MLTDWSVAIVIGLASILWVELVRDVYHLISHAWQPLYRLHAWHHRVFRPDLSVVSDEIYRKAHWYNDVPESLVMLFLSLLPVGIVEGLELSDRGLAWLGAVYTLSFLGGAIARGTGIARADELTDLTHRPGAFKQLPAQWWVNRPYHWRHHFDNQKAYYCGTLTIVDKIAGTALSLKGKRIAVTGASGTLGRALLLQLQKRGAKVIALTSKPQAIVLKDSSSPAKTLVWQAGQESDLAPELEKVDILILNHGINVHDERTPDAIARSYEINAFSQLRLLELFLNTVRTNEEIPTKEVWVNTSEAEVNPAFSPLYELSKRTLGDLVTLRRLDSPCIIRKLILGPFKSNLNPVGVMSANWVAKQILNLAVRDVRNIIVTINPITYLFFPVKELFSSLYFRFFTRSKTPRFNSAFPTQGSVPSETVRSLPKSP
- a CDS encoding DUF2301 domain-containing membrane protein, whose amino-acid sequence is MVSTSSQSEPIIYEGQFGEFTITDRDRQDVKIYRGGLFVAAVAFALGSFLLLFWGPTPLVLASLTPLFALFSCGLAVSLLKIHIYLVPLHRLLQLFLLVGTIAALVLAVQSNEPLALFVYRHPLSILGIGFTFAALTGIYFKEAFCFNRLETKVLTPLVPLLLLGHLFGFLPLATKQIFMGVWGVLFLVFALRKVIQPIPPDIGDKSVFAYLKEQKKRTPQTTSG
- a CDS encoding glycosyltransferase; its protein translation is MPKNFWFTDDSDSDLDPIASLLSEWSDPEEDEEEFRSDFFQGLEGRRGKAALALMMIWGITIALHLVSWGFWLVIACSILVVVQVLRLFTARPQSDPHPQERDRALTHTPSVSLLVAAKNEEAVVAKLVKMLCDLDYPKDKYDVWMVDDHSTDRTPEILDQLAKEYQQLKVLHRPAGAGGGKSGALNEALALSQGEIVAVFDADASVSTDMLRRVVPMFEKPRLGAVQVRKAVANAPLNFWTKGQRAEMALDSYFQQQRIALGGIGELRGNGQFVRRKSLESCGGWNEQTITDDLDLTLRLHLDRWNIGFCLDPVVEEEGVTTARALWHQRSRWAEGGYQRYLDYWRLIASNRLGWSKSTDLLLFVLIHYILPTAAIPDFLMVVTRHHFPILAPLSGTILLGSVLAMFQGLYRIEKQKKFSLSLLVEIIVQTVRGMIYLLHWLVVMPVTTGRMSVRPKKLKWVKTVHQGSAEESFEVT
- the era gene encoding GTPase Era, whose protein sequence is MIDNCLSIPIAPEGFKSGFIGIIGRPNVGKSTLMNYLVGQKIAITSPVAQTTRNRLRGILTTPEAQIIFVDTPGIHKPHHELGKVLVQTARNAISAVDLVLFVVDGSTEAGGGDRFILDLLASSKTPAILGLNKSDRKPLDSEAIDLSYARLIDSHDLSAIAFSALTGEGLESLQNLLVERLEPGPYYYPPDLVTDQPERFIMGELIREQILLLTRQEVPHSVAIAIEKVEELPNITNVYASINVERNSQKGILIGKGGSMLKTIGSEARQQIQKLIAGKVYLDLFVKVEPKWRQSRMQLAELGYRVEE
- a CDS encoding GTPase family protein, whose product is MTEQRDSSTPPSKDEIADRESFSITGIFDRATTRITKLFPLKQITQTLEGWFNVSEEEMAEILERVRAELPTTEALLLGKPQAGKSSIVRGLTGVSVEIIGQGFRPHTQHTERYAYPSDDLPLLIFTDTVGLGDSDRATPAIIEELSADLQRETDCARILILTVKINDFATESLRQITQQLRKTYPNLPCLLAVTCLHEMYSPDTEDHPDYPPQDAEIERAFSALQESFEGLCDRAVLIDFTLEEDGYTPVFYGLEALVDALADLLPEAEARTIYQLLDREASEQLGNLYRDVGRRYILSFSVIAATFAAVPLPFATMPVLTAVQVSLVGLLGKLYGQTLTPSQAGGVASAIAGGFLAQAIGRELIKFVPGFGSAIAASWAAAYTWALGEGACVYFGDLMGGKKPDPKKIQLAMKDAFAEAKERFKGIK